The Hyperolius riggenbachi isolate aHypRig1 chromosome 3, aHypRig1.pri, whole genome shotgun sequence genome window below encodes:
- the LOC137562335 gene encoding piggyBac transposable element-derived protein 4-like: MASSSRRRLTVEALAELEDSDLQSLADSSDSDAPGDLSSDPDSDSDTITSDVSDVRVWCPIDLSQSPPPPPRFPFTGEPGLKKECECNPLAYLQLFFSEAVIERIVEETNRYATQQLATPQGPFSRSRTWEPVTAADIWLFLGLIILQGVVGKPLQKWYWSTNKIIATPFFGTVMSEYRFSLIMKFLHFSNNETFEESTHPAPKLKKIWEVYQMVVENFRTTYVPQRDISVDESLMAYKGRLSWLQYIASKRARFGIKSYTLCESSTGYIWSTILYTGKGTKFCPRFSEFGVATSSVLSLLEPLLDKGYCLTTDNFYTSPELSEILIKHKTDTYGTVRANRREMPSAFAKQKLKTGDIAAWQKGKMLALRWRDKKDVCLLSTVHDTSTVPTRTRGGKDMVKPQVVVDYNHTMGGVDKADQAVTFYPAVRKQQKKYYKKIFRHLLEQSIWNAYILHKQGSDRPVTHADFIWKLCECICLRYQTASDARVGRRASYVVNPERLTGRHFMEYIPPTPQKNAPTRTCHVCCSKSDEKGKRIRKESRFYCPDCDVALCAIPCFKIYHTREVY, from the coding sequence ATGGCATCATCCTCCAGAAGACGTCTCACCGTGGAAGCGCTggcggagttggaggacagcgatctgcagtcactggcggactcCAGTGATAGCGACGCACCTGGGGATCTGTCATCCGAcccagatagcgacagcgacACCATCACCAGCGACGTTAGTGATGTCCGGGTTTGGTGCCCCATCGACCTTTCTCAGTCTCCGCCACCGCCCCcacgtttcccttttactggggagcctggcctgaagaaGGAGTGCGAGTGCAACCCCCTGGCATACCTGCAGCTTTTCTTCTCGGAGGCGGTTATTGAGAGGATAGTGGAGGAGACTAATCGCTATGCGACCCAACAATTGGCTACTCCTCAAGGACCCTTTTCCAGAAGCAGGACCTGGGAGCCGGTAACAGCAGCGGATATTTGGCTGTTTTTGGGCCTGAtcattctgcagggagtggtggggaagcccctgcagaaatggtactggaGCACGAATAAGATCATTGCAACCCCCTTCTTCGGTACAGTTATGTCCGAGTACCGTTTTTCCCTTATAATGAAATTTCTCCACTTTTCTAACAATGAAACTTTTGAGGAGTCGACCCACCCtgctccaaaactaaaaaaaatttgggaggtcTACCAGATGGTGGTGGAAAATTTCAGGACAACGTATGTGCCACAGAGGGACATCAGCGTGGACGAGAGCCTGATGGCCTATAAGGGGAGGCTGAGCTGGCTCCAATATATTGCTTCCAAGCGGGCCCGCTTTGGGATCAAGTCATACACGCTATGCGAGTCAAGTACCGGATACATCTGGAGTACTATTTTGTATACGGGAAAAGGCACAAAATTTTGTCCCAGGTTTAGCGAGTTTGGAGTGGCGACATCGTCTGTATTGTCCCTTCTGGAGCCTTTGTTGGACAAAGGCTACTGTCTCACCACAGATAATTTCTATACCTCCCCTGAACTGTCTGAGATTCTTATAAAGCATAAGACTGACACCTATGGCACTGTTAGGGCTAACAGGAGGGAGATGCCGTCGGCCTTTGCCAAGCAGAAGCTGAAGACTGGGGacatagctgcttggcagaaaggGAAGATGTTAGCCCTCCGGTGGCGGGACAAAAAAGAcgtctgtctcctctctactgttcacgacacctccactgtccccaccaGAACGAGAGGAGGAAAAGATATGGTAAAACCGCAGGTCGTGGTGGACTATAACCACACCATGGGTGGTGTGGACAAAGCTGACCAGGCGgtgaccttttatcctgctgtcaggaaacagcagaaaaagtattaCAAGAAGATTTTCCGGCACCTACTGGAACAAAGCATTTGGAATGCATACATTCTGCACAAGCAGGGAAGTGACAGGCCAGTGACGCACGCTGATTTCATCTGGAAACTGTGCGAATGTATCTGTCTAAGGTACCAGACTGCATCGGATGCCAGAGTTGGACGCCGTGCCTCTTATGTGGTAAATCCGGAGCGCCTCACTGGCCGCCATTTTATGGAATACATTCCACCAACTCCCCAAAAAAATGCCCCAACTAGGACATGTCATGTGTGCTGCAGCAAAAGCGATGAGAAGGGGAAAAGAATCAGGAAAGAATCACGATTCTACTGTCCAGACTGTGATGTTGCCCTGTGTGCAATTCCTTGctttaaaatataccacacacgggaggtgtattag